The following proteins are co-located in the Cupriavidus pauculus genome:
- a CDS encoding UxaA family hydrolase, translated as MSAPAVIRIHPADDIVIACRQLLPGTVLRDEGVTVASLVPPGHKVAVRAIAEGAPVRRYNQVIGFARQAIAPGQHVHTHNLAMGDVSRDPASGSDVRDTPLATEALTFDGIVRADGRVATRNYIGILTSVNCSATVARAIADHFRRDIHPEALAPYPNVDGVVALTHGAGCATDSEGENLRVLRRTLAGYARHPNFAAVLVVGLGCETNQIDGLLAEPGLAALADGARLHSFNIQDTGGTARTVARGVDVVRGLLADANRVARQPVPASHIVVGLQCGGSDGYSGITANPALGAAVDLLVAQGGTAILSETPEIYGAEHLLTRRAVSPAVAERLLARIRWWEAYTARHAGNMDNNPSAGNKAGGLTTILEKSLGAVAKSGTTNLVEVYEFAQPVQARGLVFMDTPGYDPVSATGQVAGGANLICFTTGRGSAYGCAPAPSLKLSTNTALWQRQAEDIDINCGDILDGDATIADKGAAIFRLMLDTASGRQTRSEQHGYGQNEFVPWALGAVM; from the coding sequence ATGTCCGCACCGGCAGTCATCCGCATCCATCCCGCCGACGACATCGTCATCGCCTGCCGCCAACTGCTGCCCGGCACGGTGCTGCGCGACGAAGGCGTGACCGTGGCGAGCCTCGTCCCCCCGGGCCACAAGGTGGCCGTGCGCGCCATTGCCGAGGGCGCGCCCGTGCGGCGCTACAACCAGGTGATCGGCTTTGCTCGGCAGGCCATCGCGCCGGGCCAGCACGTGCACACCCACAACCTGGCGATGGGCGATGTCTCGCGCGACCCGGCGTCCGGCAGCGACGTGCGCGACACCCCGCTGGCCACCGAGGCGCTGACCTTCGACGGCATCGTGCGGGCCGACGGCCGCGTGGCCACGCGCAACTACATCGGCATCCTGACGTCGGTGAACTGCTCGGCCACCGTGGCGCGGGCCATCGCCGACCATTTCCGGCGCGACATCCACCCCGAGGCGCTGGCACCCTACCCCAACGTCGATGGCGTGGTGGCGCTGACCCATGGCGCCGGCTGCGCCACCGACAGCGAGGGCGAGAACCTGCGCGTGCTGCGCCGCACGCTGGCCGGCTACGCGCGCCATCCGAACTTTGCGGCGGTGCTGGTGGTGGGCCTGGGCTGCGAGACGAATCAGATCGACGGGCTGCTGGCCGAGCCCGGCCTGGCGGCGCTGGCCGACGGCGCGCGGCTGCACAGCTTCAACATCCAGGACACGGGCGGCACCGCCCGCACCGTGGCGCGTGGCGTGGACGTGGTGCGCGGGCTGCTGGCCGATGCCAACCGCGTGGCGCGCCAGCCGGTGCCGGCCAGCCACATCGTCGTGGGGCTGCAGTGCGGCGGGTCGGATGGCTACTCGGGCATCACGGCCAACCCGGCGCTGGGCGCCGCCGTCGATCTGCTGGTGGCGCAGGGCGGCACCGCCATCCTGTCCGAGACGCCCGAGATCTACGGCGCCGAGCACCTGCTGACGCGGCGCGCCGTGTCGCCGGCCGTGGCCGAGCGCCTGCTGGCCCGCATCCGCTGGTGGGAAGCCTATACGGCCCGCCACGCGGGCAACATGGACAACAACCCGTCGGCCGGCAACAAGGCCGGCGGGCTGACCACGATCCTGGAAAAGTCGCTCGGCGCCGTGGCCAAGAGCGGCACCACCAACCTCGTGGAGGTCTACGAATTCGCGCAGCCCGTGCAGGCGCGCGGGCTGGTCTTCATGGACACGCCCGGCTACGACCCGGTCTCGGCCACGGGCCAGGTGGCCGGCGGCGCCAACCTGATCTGCTTCACGACCGGGCGCGGGTCGGCCTACGGCTGCGCGCCGGCGCCGTCGCTGAAGCTGTCGACCAATACCGCGCTGTGGCAGCGGCAGGCCGAGGACATCGACATCAACTGCGGCGACATCCTGGACGGCGACGCGACGATTGCCGACAAGGGCGCCGCCATCTTCCGGCTGATGCTGGACACCGCGTCGGGCCGCCAGACGCGCAGCGAGCAGCACGGCTACGGCCAGAACGAGTTCGTGCCGTGGGCGCTGGGCGCCGTGATGTGA
- a CDS encoding SDR family oxidoreductase: protein MSQRLAGKIALVTAAGQGIGRATAEAFLREGAQVHAADINPETLAALAALPGCQARRLDVTDGAAVEAAAREIGRIDVLFNGAGFVHHGSILDCDDAAFDFSMNLNVRAMYRMMRAFLPAMLDAGGGSIINMASVASSIKGAPNRFVYGASKAAVIGMTKAVAADFITRGIRCNAICPGTVESPSLRQRISQQAAAGGKTLAQVEADFIARQPMGRIGTAAEVAALAVYLASDESAFTTGTAQVIDGGWSN from the coding sequence ATGTCGCAACGACTCGCCGGCAAGATCGCGCTGGTCACCGCCGCCGGCCAGGGCATTGGCCGCGCCACGGCCGAGGCGTTCCTGCGCGAAGGCGCGCAGGTGCACGCCGCCGACATCAACCCCGAGACGCTGGCGGCGCTGGCCGCGCTGCCGGGCTGCCAGGCCCGCCGGCTGGACGTGACCGATGGCGCCGCCGTCGAGGCCGCCGCGCGCGAGATCGGCCGCATCGACGTGCTGTTCAACGGCGCCGGCTTTGTCCATCACGGCTCGATCCTGGACTGCGACGACGCCGCCTTCGACTTCTCGATGAACCTGAACGTGCGCGCGATGTACCGGATGATGCGGGCGTTCCTGCCGGCGATGCTCGACGCGGGCGGCGGGTCGATCATCAACATGGCGTCGGTGGCCAGCAGCATCAAGGGCGCGCCGAACCGGTTCGTCTACGGTGCCTCCAAGGCGGCCGTGATCGGCATGACCAAGGCCGTGGCGGCCGATTTCATCACGCGCGGCATCCGCTGCAACGCCATCTGCCCCGGCACCGTGGAATCGCCGTCGCTGCGCCAGCGCATCAGCCAGCAGGCCGCCGCCGGCGGCAAGACGCTGGCCCAGGTGGAGGCCGACTTCATCGCGCGCCAGCCGATGGGCCGCATCGGCACCGCCGCCGAGGTCGCGGCGCTGGCCGTCTACCTGGCGTCCGACGAATCGGCGTTCACCACCGGCACCGCGCAGGTCATCGACGGCGGCTGGTCCAACTGA
- a CDS encoding TRAP transporter large permease yields MWILIASFLLLMLVGMPVAVSMALASLFYIWASGTVPDVILAQRMIAGVESFPLLAVPFFILAGNLMNVAGITGRIYNFAVALVGWMRGGLGHVNIIGSVIFSGMSGTAIADAAGLGTIEIKAMKDHGYETEFAVGVTAASATLGPIIPPSLPFVIYGMMANVSIGSLFLAGIVPGLVLTLFMMATVAWIAHRRGWGGDTAFSWKLLGAATVEIVVVLAFPMAIWLAVSAGMSTNMAAMIALVVLLALDWYFDFSAVMALMAPVILIGGMTLGWFTPTEAAVAAVIWALFLGLVRYRSMTLRALAKATLDTIETTASVLFIVTAASIFAWLLTTSQAAQALADAILSFTQNKWVFLLLANVLILIVGCFIDTTAAITILVPILLPIVLKLGIDPIHFGLIMTLNLMIGLLHPPLGMVLFVLARVARLSVERTTVAILPWLAPLFLTLIAITYVPQIVMWLPNLVGGK; encoded by the coding sequence ATGTGGATCCTGATTGCATCGTTCCTGCTGCTGATGCTGGTGGGCATGCCCGTGGCCGTGTCGATGGCGCTGGCGTCGCTGTTCTACATCTGGGCCAGCGGCACCGTGCCCGACGTGATCCTGGCGCAGCGGATGATCGCCGGCGTCGAGAGCTTTCCGCTGCTGGCCGTGCCGTTCTTCATCCTGGCCGGCAACCTGATGAACGTGGCCGGCATCACCGGCCGCATCTACAACTTCGCCGTGGCGCTGGTGGGCTGGATGCGCGGCGGGCTGGGCCACGTCAACATCATCGGCTCGGTGATCTTCTCGGGCATGAGCGGCACGGCCATTGCCGACGCGGCCGGGCTGGGCACCATCGAGATCAAGGCGATGAAGGACCACGGCTACGAGACCGAGTTCGCCGTGGGCGTGACCGCCGCGTCGGCCACGCTGGGGCCCATCATCCCGCCCTCGCTGCCGTTCGTGATCTACGGGATGATGGCCAACGTGTCGATCGGCTCGCTGTTCCTGGCCGGCATCGTGCCGGGGCTGGTGCTGACGCTGTTCATGATGGCCACCGTGGCGTGGATCGCGCACCGGCGCGGCTGGGGCGGCGACACCGCGTTCTCGTGGAAGCTGCTGGGCGCGGCCACCGTGGAGATCGTGGTGGTGCTGGCGTTCCCGATGGCGATCTGGCTGGCCGTGTCGGCCGGCATGTCGACCAACATGGCCGCGATGATCGCGCTGGTGGTGCTGCTGGCGCTGGACTGGTACTTCGACTTCTCGGCCGTGATGGCGCTGATGGCGCCCGTGATCCTGATCGGCGGCATGACGCTGGGCTGGTTCACGCCCACCGAGGCCGCCGTGGCCGCCGTGATCTGGGCGCTGTTCCTGGGCCTGGTGCGCTACCGGTCGATGACGCTGCGGGCGCTGGCCAAGGCCACGCTCGACACGATCGAGACCACCGCGTCGGTGCTGTTCATCGTCACGGCGGCGTCGATCTTCGCCTGGCTGCTGACCACCAGCCAGGCCGCCCAGGCGCTGGCCGACGCCATCCTGTCCTTCACCCAGAACAAGTGGGTGTTCCTGCTGCTGGCCAACGTGCTGATCCTGATCGTCGGCTGCTTCATCGACACCACGGCCGCCATCACGATCCTGGTGCCGATCCTGCTGCCCATCGTGCTCAAGCTTGGCATCGACCCCATCCACTTCGGCCTGATCATGACGCTGAACCTGATGATCGGCCTGCTGCACCCGCCGCTGGGCATGGTGCTGTTCGTGCTGGCGCGCGTGGCCAGGCTGTCGGTGGAGCGCACCACGGTGGCCATCCTGCCGTGGCTGGCGCCGCTGTTCCTGACGCTGATCGCCATCACGTACGTGCCGCAGATCGTGATGTGGCTGCCCAACCTCGTCGGCGGCAAGTGA
- a CDS encoding TRAP transporter small permease: MEMRSQALPPDRDAPSPPAGAPHMTSVEEIVQSFEEADAQPVDLSGYATEDWFTVGLFWVMTILVFLQFFTRYVMNDSLAWTEELATYCLIGVVFIGASMCVRKSRHIQVDLIYRYLPHGPARVLSTLVDVLRTAFLGYACWLVWKFIGIVGDEPMTTIEWNKGHVYWIALAGFVLMFGRSLQVTVQNWRRGYSILERPAAFEAPDN; encoded by the coding sequence ATGGAAATGCGTTCCCAGGCCCTGCCGCCGGACCGGGATGCCCCGAGTCCGCCCGCGGGCGCCCCGCACATGACCTCGGTCGAGGAAATCGTCCAGAGCTTCGAGGAGGCCGACGCGCAGCCGGTGGACCTGTCCGGCTACGCCACCGAGGACTGGTTCACGGTGGGCCTGTTCTGGGTCATGACGATCCTGGTCTTCCTGCAGTTCTTCACGCGCTACGTCATGAACGACTCGCTGGCGTGGACGGAGGAGCTTGCCACCTACTGCCTGATCGGCGTGGTCTTCATCGGCGCGTCGATGTGCGTGCGCAAGAGCCGCCACATCCAGGTGGACCTGATCTACCGCTACCTGCCGCACGGCCCGGCGCGCGTGCTGTCGACGCTGGTCGACGTGCTGCGCACCGCGTTCCTGGGCTACGCGTGCTGGCTGGTCTGGAAGTTCATCGGCATCGTCGGCGACGAGCCCATGACCACCATCGAATGGAACAAGGGCCACGTGTACTGGATTGCGCTGGCGGGTTTCGTGCTGATGTTCGGGCGGTCGCTGCAGGTGACCGTGCAGAACTGGCGGCGCGGCTATTCGATCCTGGAGCGCCCGGCGGCGTTCGAGGCGCCGGACAACTGA
- a CDS encoding sialic acid TRAP transporter substrate-binding protein SiaP produces the protein MHRRRLLSSMLGAGLLLAAALTTPAQAQQAAPTKLKWAHVYETSEPFHKWSVWAAEEIRKRSNGKYQIDVFPASQLGKENDINQGLAMGTVDMIISGSSFAAKSFPRIGVTYYPYIFRNPDHLLAYTRSDIYKELTAGYEQKTGNHIVATTYYGTRQSTSNKPFSHCAEMKGLKMRVPDVPAYLAMPRACGVNTSPIAFAEVYLALQNGTVEAQENPLTTIEAKKFYEVQKYIVLTGHIVDHLNTIISGALWKKLSEPERKMFAEVAQEAAAKATADVVAREKELVAVFKQKGITVTEVSIPEYRDAVLKNVSVESQGYRKADWEKIQAVK, from the coding sequence ATGCATCGCCGCCGTCTGTTGTCGTCCATGCTCGGTGCCGGCCTGCTGCTGGCCGCCGCCCTGACCACCCCCGCCCAGGCCCAGCAGGCCGCGCCGACCAAGCTCAAGTGGGCCCACGTCTACGAGACGTCCGAGCCATTCCACAAGTGGTCCGTGTGGGCAGCCGAAGAGATCAGGAAGCGCAGCAACGGCAAGTACCAGATCGACGTCTTCCCGGCGTCGCAGCTTGGCAAGGAGAACGACATCAACCAGGGCCTGGCGATGGGCACCGTGGACATGATCATCTCGGGCTCCAGCTTCGCGGCCAAGTCGTTCCCGCGCATCGGCGTGACCTACTACCCGTACATCTTCCGCAATCCCGACCACCTGCTGGCCTACACCCGGAGCGACATCTACAAGGAACTGACGGCCGGCTACGAGCAGAAGACGGGCAACCACATCGTGGCCACCACGTACTACGGCACGCGGCAGTCCACGTCGAACAAGCCGTTCTCGCACTGCGCCGAGATGAAGGGCCTGAAGATGCGCGTGCCCGACGTGCCGGCCTACCTGGCCATGCCGCGCGCGTGCGGCGTGAACACGTCGCCCATCGCGTTCGCCGAGGTCTACCTGGCGCTGCAGAACGGCACCGTCGAGGCGCAGGAAAACCCGCTGACGACGATCGAGGCGAAGAAGTTCTACGAGGTGCAGAAGTACATCGTGCTGACGGGCCATATCGTCGACCACCTGAACACGATCATCTCCGGCGCGCTCTGGAAGAAGCTGTCCGAGCCCGAGCGCAAGATGTTTGCCGAGGTGGCGCAGGAAGCCGCCGCCAAGGCCACGGCCGACGTGGTGGCGCGCGAGAAGGAGCTGGTGGCCGTGTTCAAGCAGAAAGGCATCACGGTGACCGAGGTCAGCATTCCGGAATACCGCGACGCGGTGCTCAAGAACGTCAGCGTGGAATCCCAGGGCTACCGCAAAGCCGACTGGGAGAAGATCCAGGCGGTGAAGTAG
- a CDS encoding L-idonate 5-dehydrogenase produces the protein MSLTCHIHASEDLRFSDVEPAAPGPHEVLVRLGAAGICGSDLHYYFHGKVGAFVIREPLTPGHEASGIVEAVGSAVTRLAPGMKVAINPSHACGQCDYCRAGRDNLCRQMRFLGSASVYPHVQGMFRQHFLMHEAQLTPVTADISLGELAFAEPLSVALHGVHRAGDLLGKTVLVTGGGTIGSLAVMAARLAGAAKIVVCDIARRPLDVALSVGADEAILTTEAPASAWQDIADVSLEAAGSPAALDTCLAATRRGGRIVQVGTLPAEGLHFPANNIMARELDYVGAFRFGREFDWAVQYLTSRRLDVRPLLSAQLPLAQAAEAFRLAADKSRSTKVQLTG, from the coding sequence ATGTCCCTGACCTGCCATATCCACGCCAGCGAGGACCTGCGCTTCTCCGACGTCGAACCGGCCGCGCCGGGCCCGCACGAGGTGCTGGTGCGGCTGGGCGCCGCCGGCATCTGCGGGTCGGACCTGCACTACTACTTCCACGGCAAGGTCGGCGCGTTCGTGATCCGCGAGCCGCTGACGCCGGGCCACGAGGCGTCCGGCATCGTCGAGGCCGTGGGCAGCGCCGTCACGCGCCTGGCGCCGGGCATGAAGGTGGCGATCAACCCGTCGCACGCGTGCGGCCAGTGCGACTACTGCCGCGCCGGCCGCGACAACCTCTGCCGCCAGATGCGATTCCTGGGCAGCGCCAGCGTGTATCCGCACGTGCAGGGCATGTTCCGGCAGCACTTTCTGATGCACGAGGCACAACTGACGCCGGTGACCGCCGATATCTCGCTGGGCGAGCTCGCGTTTGCCGAGCCGCTGTCGGTGGCGCTGCACGGCGTGCACCGCGCGGGCGACCTGCTGGGCAAGACCGTGCTGGTCACGGGCGGCGGCACCATCGGCAGCCTGGCCGTGATGGCGGCCCGGCTGGCCGGCGCGGCAAAGATCGTCGTCTGCGACATCGCGCGGCGGCCGCTGGACGTGGCGCTGTCCGTGGGTGCCGACGAGGCGATCCTGACCACCGAGGCGCCAGCCAGCGCGTGGCAGGACATTGCCGATGTCAGCCTGGAAGCGGCCGGCAGCCCGGCGGCGCTGGACACCTGCCTGGCCGCCACGCGGCGCGGCGGGCGCATCGTCCAGGTCGGCACGCTGCCGGCCGAGGGGCTGCACTTCCCCGCCAACAACATCATGGCGCGCGAACTCGACTACGTGGGCGCGTTCCGCTTCGGCCGCGAGTTCGACTGGGCCGTGCAATACCTGACCAGCCGGCGGCTCGACGTGCGCCCGCTGCTGTCCGCGCAGCTACCGCTGGCGCAGGCGGCAGAGGCGTTCCGGCTGGCCGCGGACAAGTCGCGCAGTACCAAGGTTCAGTTGACCGGGTGA
- a CDS encoding FadR/GntR family transcriptional regulator: MPLQQIEPRRLYRQIADQLRRLIESGEFPVGSRLPPERDLAVQLGVSRPSVREALIALEVEGLVEVRMGSGIYACAADAGRPAGVVAAPPLDVIRARQIIEGELAAGAARHCTPPLLDALAESVALMEEEAGGGNIPVRGDRMFHLRIAEVAENAVLLRLVAELFDERHNPLFAQFGNHFENAESWAAAIAEHRAVIDAIALGAPDQARSAMCEHLERSHSRFYAAWPGHAKDARLSTEES, from the coding sequence ATGCCGCTTCAGCAGATCGAACCGCGTCGCCTTTACCGCCAGATTGCCGACCAGTTGCGCCGGCTGATCGAGTCGGGCGAGTTTCCCGTCGGTTCGCGGCTGCCGCCCGAGCGCGATCTGGCGGTGCAGCTTGGCGTGTCGCGCCCGTCGGTGCGCGAGGCGCTGATTGCGCTGGAAGTGGAAGGACTGGTCGAGGTGCGGATGGGATCGGGCATCTATGCCTGCGCCGCCGACGCGGGCCGGCCGGCCGGCGTGGTGGCCGCCCCGCCGCTGGACGTGATTCGCGCCCGGCAGATCATCGAGGGCGAACTGGCGGCCGGCGCCGCGCGCCACTGCACCCCGCCGCTGCTGGACGCGCTGGCCGAATCGGTCGCGCTGATGGAGGAAGAAGCCGGCGGCGGCAACATTCCCGTGCGCGGCGACCGGATGTTCCACCTGCGCATTGCCGAGGTGGCCGAGAACGCCGTGCTGCTGCGGCTGGTGGCCGAGCTGTTCGACGAGCGCCACAACCCGCTGTTCGCGCAGTTCGGCAACCACTTCGAGAACGCGGAGAGCTGGGCCGCCGCCATTGCCGAGCACCGCGCCGTGATCGACGCCATCGCGCTGGGCGCCCCCGACCAGGCCCGCAGCGCGATGTGCGAGCACCTGGAGCGGTCGCACAGCCGCTTCTACGCGGCGTGGCCGGGCCACGCCAAGGACGCGAGACTGTCGACGGAGGAGTCGTGA
- a CDS encoding RcnB family protein, which produces MKTKTLIPAVLVAAGMLAVPFAQAQQQQQVPGQTQPAGPRPMPSPGQAGAMPPTATPMPPATGGRQPSGMSQGQGMSQGQGMSQGQGMQGQGQGMQGQGQGMSQPGSRPSGAMSSSPSMGSQPMGAQSPYAPKKWSKGDKLPAEFRDRQYVIDKYKDYNLPAPRKGHHWVGVGADYYQVSSNGTIYSVGPGGS; this is translated from the coding sequence ATGAAAACGAAGACGTTAATACCCGCCGTCCTGGTCGCCGCCGGCATGCTCGCCGTGCCGTTCGCACAGGCCCAGCAACAGCAACAGGTGCCCGGTCAGACGCAACCCGCCGGTCCCCGGCCGATGCCCTCTCCCGGCCAGGCTGGCGCCATGCCGCCTACCGCCACGCCGATGCCACCCGCCACGGGCGGCCGCCAGCCGAGCGGGATGTCGCAGGGGCAAGGTATGTCACAGGGACAGGGCATGTCCCAAGGCCAGGGCATGCAGGGGCAGGGTCAGGGCATGCAGGGGCAGGGCCAGGGCATGTCCCAGCCAGGCAGCCGCCCGTCGGGCGCAATGTCGTCCAGCCCTTCCATGGGCTCGCAGCCGATGGGCGCCCAGTCGCCGTACGCGCCCAAGAAGTGGAGCAAGGGGGACAAGCTGCCCGCCGAATTCCGTGACCGCCAGTACGTGATCGATAAGTACAAGGACTACAACCTGCCGGCCCCGCGCAAGGGCCACCACTGGGTCGGCGTCGGCGCCGACTACTACCAGGTATCGTCCAACGGGACGATCTACTCGGTGGGGCCGGGAGGAAGCTGA
- the prmB gene encoding 50S ribosomal protein L3 N(5)-glutamine methyltransferase, translating into MANTSPLQTVRDLLRLAVSRFTAARLSFGHGSANAYDEAAYLVLHTLNLPLDTLEPFLDARLLPEEVDAVLKVIDRRVTERVPAAYITHEAFMHGLRFYVDSRVIVPRSFIGELLQDGLEPWLGDTAQIGPVLELCTGSGCLPIIAAHVWPAARIDAVDISPDALAVARRNVADYKMEDRIALYEGDLYAPLPSGATYDVILTNPPYVNEQSMRELPAEYLAEPRLALAGGDDGMDIVRRIVAGARKRLNQGGVLVVEIGNERANVEAAFPDLDIVWLSVSAGDDQVFLVTYDALPD; encoded by the coding sequence ATGGCCAATACCTCCCCTCTCCAGACCGTCCGCGACCTGCTGCGCCTGGCCGTCTCCCGCTTCACGGCCGCCCGGCTGTCGTTCGGGCACGGCAGCGCCAACGCCTACGACGAAGCCGCCTACCTGGTGCTGCACACGTTGAACCTGCCGCTGGACACGCTGGAGCCGTTCCTGGACGCCCGCCTGCTGCCCGAGGAAGTGGACGCGGTGCTCAAGGTCATCGACCGCCGCGTGACCGAGCGCGTGCCCGCCGCGTACATCACGCACGAGGCGTTCATGCACGGCCTGCGCTTCTACGTGGATTCGCGCGTGATCGTGCCGCGCAGCTTCATCGGCGAACTGCTGCAGGACGGCCTGGAGCCGTGGCTGGGCGATACGGCGCAGATCGGCCCGGTGCTGGAGCTCTGCACCGGCTCGGGCTGCCTGCCGATCATCGCGGCCCACGTCTGGCCCGCCGCCCGCATCGACGCGGTGGACATCTCGCCCGACGCGCTGGCCGTGGCCCGCCGCAACGTGGCCGACTACAAGATGGAAGACCGCATCGCGCTGTACGAGGGCGACCTCTACGCGCCGCTGCCGTCGGGGGCCACCTACGACGTGATCCTGACCAACCCGCCCTACGTCAACGAACAGTCGATGCGCGAACTGCCGGCCGAGTACCTGGCCGAGCCGCGCCTGGCGCTGGCCGGCGGCGACGATGGCATGGACATCGTGCGCCGGATCGTCGCGGGCGCCCGCAAGCGCCTGAACCAGGGCGGCGTGCTGGTCGTCGAAATCGGCAACGAACGCGCCAACGTGGAAGCGGCGTTCCCGGACCTGGACATCGTCTGGCTGTCGGTCAGCGCCGGCGACGACCAGGTGTTCCTGGTGACTTATGATGCACTGCCGGACTGA
- the dapE gene encoding succinyl-diaminopimelate desuccinylase: MNPTLALTEDLMRRRSVTPADEGCQAVLEARLRALGFTCENIVSGPDTFRVTNLWAVRRGTQGTAGKLLAFAGHTDVVPTGPLEQWSSDPFEPTHRDGKLYGRGAADMKTSIAGFVVACEEFVAAHPDHAGSIAFLITSDEEGPAHDGTVKVVEALAARGERLDYCVVGEPTSVDTLGDMVKNGRRGSLSGKLTVKGVQGHIAYPHLARNPIHLAAPALTALVAQTWDAGNEYFPPTTWQMSNIHAGTGATNVIPGHVTIDFNFRFSTASTPDGLKQRVHAILDQHGLNYTLDWTLGGEPFLTPRGELSEALSAAIAAETGVTTELSTTGGTSDGRFIARICPQVIEFGPPNASIHKIDEHVEVRFIEPLKNVYRGVLERLIA; this comes from the coding sequence ATGAATCCGACCCTTGCCCTGACCGAAGACCTGATGCGCCGCCGCTCGGTCACCCCTGCCGACGAAGGCTGCCAGGCCGTGCTCGAAGCACGCCTGCGCGCGCTTGGCTTTACCTGCGAGAACATCGTCAGCGGCCCTGACACCTTCCGCGTGACCAACCTCTGGGCGGTGCGGCGCGGCACGCAGGGCACGGCGGGCAAGCTGCTGGCCTTTGCCGGCCATACCGACGTGGTGCCCACCGGCCCACTGGAGCAGTGGTCGTCGGACCCGTTCGAGCCCACCCACCGCGACGGCAAGCTCTACGGGCGCGGCGCGGCCGACATGAAGACGTCGATCGCCGGCTTCGTGGTGGCCTGCGAGGAATTCGTCGCCGCCCATCCGGACCACGCCGGCTCCATCGCGTTCCTGATCACGAGCGACGAGGAAGGCCCGGCGCACGACGGCACGGTCAAGGTCGTGGAGGCCCTGGCCGCGCGCGGCGAGCGGCTGGACTACTGCGTGGTCGGCGAGCCGACCTCGGTCGACACGCTGGGCGACATGGTCAAGAACGGCCGCCGCGGGTCGCTGTCGGGCAAGCTGACGGTCAAGGGCGTGCAGGGCCATATCGCCTACCCGCACCTGGCGCGCAACCCGATCCACCTGGCCGCGCCGGCGCTGACCGCGCTGGTGGCCCAGACGTGGGACGCCGGCAACGAGTACTTCCCGCCGACAACCTGGCAGATGTCGAACATCCACGCCGGCACCGGCGCCACGAACGTGATTCCGGGCCATGTGACGATCGATTTCAACTTCCGCTTCTCGACGGCCAGCACGCCGGACGGCCTGAAGCAGCGCGTCCACGCGATCCTGGACCAGCACGGGCTCAACTACACGCTGGACTGGACGCTCGGCGGCGAGCCGTTCCTGACGCCGCGCGGCGAGCTGTCGGAGGCGCTGTCGGCCGCCATCGCCGCCGAGACGGGCGTGACCACCGAGCTGTCGACCACCGGCGGCACGTCCGACGGCCGCTTCATCGCCCGGATCTGCCCGCAGGTCATCGAATTCGGCCCACCGAACGCCAGCATCCACAAGATCGACGAACACGTGGAAGTGCGCTTCATCGAACCGCTCAAGAATGTCTACCGTGGCGTGCTCGAACGCCTGATCGCCTGA
- a CDS encoding arsenate reductase, with amino-acid sequence MTVLLYGIPNCDTVKKARTWLDTNGVAYTFHDFKKQGVDAAMLNAWLKHVPLAVLLNKKGTTYRALSDADKARAESEAGAVALMQASPSLIKRPVLDRDGQVSVGFSADTYASLF; translated from the coding sequence ATGACCGTCCTGCTCTACGGCATTCCCAACTGCGACACCGTCAAGAAAGCCCGCACGTGGCTGGACACGAACGGCGTCGCCTACACGTTCCACGATTTCAAGAAACAGGGCGTCGACGCCGCCATGCTCAACGCCTGGCTCAAGCACGTGCCGCTGGCCGTGCTGCTGAACAAGAAAGGCACCACCTACCGCGCGCTGTCCGATGCGGACAAGGCCCGCGCGGAGAGCGAAGCTGGCGCCGTGGCCCTGATGCAGGCCAGCCCGTCGCTGATCAAGCGCCCGGTCCTCGACCGCGATGGCCAGGTCAGCGTCGGTTTTTCCGCCGACACCTACGCCTCGCTGTTCTGA